From one Lolium rigidum isolate FL_2022 chromosome 4, APGP_CSIRO_Lrig_0.1, whole genome shotgun sequence genomic stretch:
- the LOC124706891 gene encoding TATA-binding protein-associated factor BTAF1 isoform X2: MAQSSSRLHRLLTLLDTGSTQATRFAAARQIGDIAKSHPLELSALLKKVSQYIRSKNWDTRVAAAHAIGAIVENVKHTLVKDLFASVEAEKHASGLSDETADVGSALPPPDTAATSELAFGSFDINRVLEFGSPLLSSGGQEYDVANDNGKNPADRLARQKQNLRRRLGLDVCEQFMDFNDVIKDEDLLAQKNYWDANVQNNGFYSFNSGQNIQHLVASMVPRYPKHSNYRPKRLSARERNMLKRKAKSNAKDHTKSAPEDDEVALKNSASSNGASSDQVAAYNDTSDTVVDEDNTEYSDSGRWPFQQFVDQLLLDMFDPIWEVRHGTIMALREILTHQGACAGVYIPDLSSPLADLDDRSDSDSLKRPHGIDLNDGIDVEQLEPVLKRHKKDEPNSSEIIHESVAERLTEEKPNPSEIMDIDLDKKLVNADDSKAEAGLSNVFTISSVEPNSADVKVEPELQLDNSTGLSKADTSCTSLHNAVSSASTPSSVIHVHENLKYVKLMKLAKHSCMKNWEFLQDCAIRFLCVLSLDRFGDYVSDQVVAPVRETCAQALGAVLKYMHPSLVCHTLNILLQMQHRQEWEVRHGSLLGIKYLVAVRKEMLKDLFEYVLHACKAGLEDPDDDVRAVAAEALIPAAASLVRLNDQMLHSVVMLLWDILLDLDDLSPSTSSVMNLLAEIYSQPEMVPKMLGMTALGEREFDLNKATQTAEQEDMLAYSENPYVLATLTPRLWPFMRHSITSVRRSAIRTLERLLEVGNTGSSAGNTPSTFWPTSILGDSLQVVFQNILLESNDEILRSSERAWKLLLQCPAKDLECAAVSYFSNWVQLATSPYGTALDSTKMFLPVALPRGENSSHERHFEVSSNVPKIIVGADSDKSVTHTRVLTAMALGLFAAKLPVGSWQVVLTPLANDVMSSSGVQRQVASMVIVSWFKDLRGRDLAAVGALLAFFSSVKEYLLDLLSCSDPAFPTKDSVLPYSELARTYTKMRNEATNLFRSVDSCAIFKDYASGLNFNADMLSVDEAINFASKLLLPTELDLPSDSEKIVLNNVESAKQGLLSTSGYLKCVQNNLHVTVSSLVASAVVWMSGLPSKLNPVILPLMAAIKREQEELLQDKAADALAELIFSCVGRKPGPNDKLTKNLCTLACTDIYETPQAAVINSMQVIEDQNLLSIGKRSSNHKSRGHASSGGEERTKTEGFISRRGSELALKHLCEKFGSSLFEKLPKIWDCLTEFLKPVEIQDGIQKDDPSIAQLGRSCEDKDPQSVINNIQVVRSVTPHLPEPLRPQLLRLLPCILGCVRHPHVAVRLAAARCITSMAKSLTGNVMVVVIENAIPMLSDSSSVCARQGAGMLLSLLVQGLAVELVPYAPFLVVPLLRCMSDPDGSVRQSVTHSFAALVPLLPLAKGVPLPSGLSERLSRSTEDAEFLEQLLDNSQIDDYKLNIHLSVELRRYQQEGINWLAFLRRFKLHGILCDDMGLGKTLQASAIVASDIAESRARNDDKDPKSLIICPSTLVAHWEYEMEKYIDSSIMKPLQYVGSSPDRILLRSQFDKFNVIITSYDIIRKDIDFLENIYWNYCVLDEGHIIKNSRSKVTSAVKQLKAQHRLILSGTPIQNNVLELWSLFDFLMPGFLGTEKQFQATYGKPLIAAKDSKCSARDSEAGILAMEALHKQVMPFLLRRTKDEVLSDLPEKIIQDRYCNLSQLQLKLYDKFSNSNAREEISTIVKANESEQSTAQPKATRHVFQALQYLLKLCSHPLLVTGESPPDYLVDHLKEIGVGTSGALHELHHSPKLVALQEILHECGIGLEISSPDASAAVGQHRVLIFAQHKAFLDVIEKDLFQSHMRSVTYLRLDGSVQTEKRFEIVKSFNSDPTIDVLLLTTHVGGLGLNLTSADTLVFMEHDWNPMKDLQAMDRAHRLGQKKVVNVHRLIMRGTVEEKVMSLQRFKVSVANAVINAENASLKTMNTDQLLDLFTSTPASRKASVLPSSSIGEDSKDSSGKPGKKGLKSILNGLDELWDQSQYADEYDMNQFLVKLNG; the protein is encoded by the exons ATGGCGCAGAGCTCGTCCCGGCTTCACCGCCTGCTCACATTGCTAGACA CTGGCTCCACACAAGCAACAAGGTTCGCGGCCGCACGCCAGATCGGAGATATTGCCAAGTCGCATCCCCTGGAGCTTAGTGCCTTGTTGAAGAAG GTTTCTCAGTACATTCGTAGTAAGAATTGGGACACAAGGGTTGCTGCAGCACATGCAATCGGTGCCATAGTAGAGAATGTCAAACACACGTTAGTGAAAGACTTGTTTGCATCTGTGGAAGCAGAAAAACATGCTTCTGGATTATCTGATGAAACTGCTGATGTTGGGTCAGCACTGCCACCTCCTGATACTGCTGCAACATCTGAGCTTGCTTTTGGAAG CTTTGATATCAACAGGGTATTGGAATTTGGATCTCCTTTGTTGTCATCAGGTGGACAG GAATATGATGTTGCTAATGATAATGGCAAGAATCCAGCAGACCGCTTAGCTCGCCAAAAGCAAAATCTTCGGCGGCGCTTAG GTCTGGATGTGTGCGAGCAGTTCATGGATTTCAATGATGTTATCAAAGATGAGGATCTTCTTGCCCAAAAGAATTATTGGGATGCAAATGTCCAGAACAATGGATTTTATTCGTTTAATAGTGGTCAAAATATTCAGCACTTGGTCGCCTCCATGGTTCCTAGGTATCCGAAACATTCTAATTATCGACCTAAGCGATTAAGTGCAAGGGAACGCAATATGCTGAAGCGGAAAGCAAAGAGCAATGCAAAAGATCATACTAAGTCTGCACCAGAGGATGATGAGGTCGCGCTGAAAAATTCTGCATCGTCCAATGGAGCATCTTCTGACCAAGTTGCTGCATATAAT GATACTTCTGACACAGTTGTAGATGAAGACAACACGGAGTACAGCGACAGTGGGAGATGGCCTTTTCAACAATTTGTGGATCAGCTTCTTCTTGATATGTTCGATCCTA TTTGGGAAGTTCGCCATGGCACCATTATGGCTTTGAGGGAAATTTTGACGCATCAAGGTGCTTGTGCTGGAGTATATATCCCTGATCTGAGCTCACCTCTTGCTGATCTGGATGATAGATCCGATTCTGACTCCCTGAAAAGGCCACATGGTATTGATCTTAACGACGGCATAGACGTGGAACAGCTTGAACCAGTTCTGAAGAGACATAAGAAAGATGAGCCAAATTCTTCTGAGATTATTCATGAATCGGTTGCGGAGAGACTTACAGAAGAGAAGCCAAATCCTTCTGAGATTATGGACATTGACTTGGATAAGAAGCTGGTCAATGCGGATGATTCCAAAGCAGAGGCAGGTTTGAGTAATGTGTTCACTATATCAAGTGTTGAACCTAATTCTGCTGATGTAAAGGTTGAACCAGAGTTGCAGCTTGATAATTCAACTGGTCTTTCTAAAGCGGATACATCCTGTACATCACTCCACAATGCAGTCAGCTCGGCATCAACTCCAAGTTCTGTTATACATGTTCATGAAAATTTGAAGTATGTGAAACTGATGAAACTGGCCAAGCACTCATGTATGAAGAATTGGGAGTTTCTTCAAGATTGTGCAATTCGTTTCCTTTGCGTGCTTTCATTGGACCG CTTTGGGGATTATGTATCTGATCAAGTGGTTGCCCCTGTCCGTGAAACTTGCGCTCAAGCTCTTGGTGCTGTACTGAAGTACATGCATCCTTCTTTAGTGTGCCATACACTAAATATCTTACTGCAAATGCAG CACAGGCAAGAGTGGGAAGTTCGTCATGGGAGCCTCCTTGGAATCAAATACTTGGTTGCGGTTCGCAAG gaaatgcttaaagatcTGTTTGAGTATGTCCTTCATGCTTGTAAGGCTGGTTTGGAGGATCCGGATGATGATGTCCGTGCTGTAGCTGCAGAGGCCCTGATCccagctgctgcttctttagttagACTAAATGATCAAATGCTGCATTCAGTTGTGATGTTGTTATGGGATATATTGCTTGACCTTGACGACCTAAGCCCATCTACAAGCAG TGTAATGAATTTGTTAGCTGAGATATACTCGCAACCAGAGATGGTTCCGAAGATGCTTGGCATGACAGCCTTAGGAGAAAGAGAATTTGATCTAAACAAAGCTACTCAGACAGCTGAGCAAGAAGACATGTTGGCATATAGTGAGAACCCTTATGTTTTAGCCACACTGACACCCCGTTTGTGGCCTTTTATGAGACACAGCATTACTTCAGTTCGGCGTTCTGCTATACGAACATTG GAGAGGCTTCTTGAAGTTGGCAATACCGGAAGTTCAGCTGGAAACACCCCATCTACATTCTGGCCTACATCTATATTGGGTGACTCGCTGCAGGTTGTCTTCCAGAATATACTTTTGGAGTCAAATGACGAGATTCTTCGATCTTCTGAAAGGGCATGGAAACTTCTACTTCAG TGCCCTGCAAAGGACCTTGAGTGTGCTGCAGTGTCATATTTCAGTAACTGGGTGCAACTTGCTACATCTCCATATGGCACAGCATTGGATTCTACAAAAATGTTTCTGCCAGTTGCCCTTCCCCGAG GGGAAAATTCTTCACATGAGAGGCATTTTGAGGTTTCGTCGAATGTTCCAAAGATAATTGTGGGGGCTGATTCTGACAAATCTGTTACTCATACACGGGTGCTAACAGCAATGGCCCTTGGGCTCTTTGCCGCAAAGTTGCCAGTTGGCTCGTGGCAAGTTGTTCTTACTCCACTTGCAAATGATGTCATGTCTTCCTCAGGAGTCCAGAGACAG GTTGCTTCTATGGTTATTGTTTCTTGGTTTAAAGATCTCAGAGGAAGAGATCTTGCTGCCGTGGGCGCATTGCTAGCTTTCTTCTCCTCTGTGAAAGAGTATCTGTTGGATTTACTATCTTGCTCTGATCCTGCGTTTCCAACAAAAGACTCTGTGCTTCCATATTCTGAACTTGCAAGAACGTACACAAAGATGCGCAATGAAGCCACTAATTTGTTCCGCTCAGTTGATTCTTGTGCTATATTCAAAGATTATGCCAGCGGCTTAAATTTTAACGCTGACATGCTGAGCGTTGATGAAGCTATTAATTTTGCTTCAAAGCTGTTGTTGCCCACTGAACTTGATCTTCCTTCGGACAGTGAGAAAATTGTCCTGAATAACGTAGAGTCCGCAAAACAAGGCCTGTTGTCTACATCAGGCTACTTGAAATGTGTTCAG AATAATTTGCACGTAACAGTCTCTTCTTTAGTGGCTTCTGCTGTCGTCTGGATGTCTGGGTTACCAAGCAAGTTGAACCCAGTCATTTTACCTTTGATGGCTGCTATAAAAAGAGAACAG GAGGAGCTACTTCAAGACAAAGCTGCAGATGCACTTGCGGAGCTCATTTTTAGTTGTGTTGGTCGGAAGCCTGGTCCCAATGACAAGCTAACAAAGAACCTCTGCACCTTAGCATGCACGGATATTTATGAGACACCTCAAGCTGCAGTCATCAATTCAATGCAGGTTATTGAGGACCAAAATCTGCTGTCAATTGGGAAGCGTTCTAGCAATCACAAATCCAGGGGTCATGCTAGTTCTGGTGGTGAAGAAAGAACAAAAACGGAAGGTTTTATTAGCCGTCGTGGATCAGAGTTGGCTCTAAAGCATCTCTGTGAGAAATTTGgatcatcattatttgagaaactcccgaagatatgggaTTGCCTTACCGAATTTCTTAAACCTGTTGAGATCCAAGATGGCATTCAGAAAGATGATCCAAGTATTGCACAACTAGGCAGATCTTGTGAGGACAAGGACCCACAGTCTGTCATAAACAATATTCAG GTTGTTCGCTCAGTTACACCTCACCTACCTGAGCCCTTAAGGCCTCAGCTGTTAAGGCTCCTTCCCTGTATTCTTGGGTGCGTGCGTCATCCTCATGTAGCTGTTAGGTTAGCGGCTGCCAGATGCATCACATCAATGGCGAAGTCATTGACTGGTAATGTGATGGTAGTTGTTATAGAAAATGCCATTCCTATGCTGTCGGATTCATCTTCTGTGTGTGCAAGACAAGGAGCTGGGATGCTTTTGAGCCTTCTTGTTCAGGGTTTGGCTGTGGAGTTGGTTCCTTATGCTCCTTTCCTTGTTGTACCTCTTCTGAGGTGCATGAGTGACCCTGATGGATCTGTTAGGCAGTCTGTTACTCACAGTTTTGCTGCTTTGGTTCCTTTGCTGCCATTAGCGAAGGGTGTTCCGCTACCGAGTGGACTAAGTGAGCGCTTATCTAGAAGCACGGAAGATGCAGAATTTCTGGAACAACTCCTTGACAACTCCCAAATTGATGATTACAAGCTCAACATTCATCTTAGCGTTGAGTTACGAAG GTACCAGCAAGAAGGAATCAACTGGTTAGCATTCCTGAGACGGTTTAAGTTACATGGAATTTTATGTGATGACATGGGGCTTGGCAAGACACTCCAGGCATCTGCTATTGTAGCAAGTGATATTGCTGAGTCACGTGCACGGAATGATGACAAAGATCCAAAATCTTTGATTATCTGTCCTTCTACTTTAGTAGCACATTGGGAATACGAAATGGAGAAGTACATAGACAGCTCTATCATGAAACCTCTTCAGTACGTTGGTTCATCACCAGACAGGATACTGCTGCGTAGTCAATTTGATAAGTTCAATGTTATCATTACATCGTATGATATTATACGCAAGGATATCGATTTCCTTGAGAATATCTATTGGAACTATTGTGTTCTGGATGAAGggcacatcatcaaaaactcaagATCTAAAGTAACGTCTGCTGTGAAACAGTTGAAAGCGCAACACCGTCTTATCCTGAGTGGAACTCCTATTCAG AACAATGTACTGGAATTGTGGTCTCTATTCGACTTCCTTATGCCTGGGTTTCTTGGAACAGAAAAACAG TTCCAAGCTACATATGGGAAACCACTGATAGCAGCTAAAGATTCGAAATGTTCAGCAAGGGATTCTGAAGCTGGCATTCTTGCAATGGAGGCACTTCATAAGCAG GTCATGCCGTTTCTACTCAGAAGAACCAAGGATGAAGTCTTATCCGATCTTCCAGAGAAGATCATCCAGGATAGATATTGCAACCTCAGTCAATTGCAGCTGAAACTTTATGACAAATTCTCTAACTCCAACGCAAGAGAAGAGATCTCAACTATTGTAAAAGCAAATGAATCAGAGCAATCTACTGCTCAACCAAAGGCAACTCGTCATGTGTTTCAG GCATTACAATACCTATTAAAACTCTGCAGCCATCCTTTACTTGTAACTGGGGAGAGCCCACCTGACTATCTTGTGGATCATCTAAAGGAAATAGGTGTGGGAACCAGTGGTGCGCTGCATGAGCTGCACCACTCTCCTAAGCTTGTTGCTCTTCAAGAGATACTTCACGAATGTGGTATAGGATTAGAAATATCAAGTCCTGATGCTTCCGCAGCTGTTGGGCAACACAGAGTTCTGATTTTCGCTCAACATAAG GCTTTTCTTGACGTTATCGAGAAGGACCTGTTTCAGTCCCATATGAGAAG TGTCACATATTTGCGGCTTGATGGCTCTGTTCAAACAGAGAAGAGATTTGAGATTGTCAAATCGTTCAATTCAGATCCAACCATTGACGTGCTTCTATTAACAACACATG TTGGTGGTTTGGGCTTGAATTTGACATCTGCCGACACATTGGTCTTCATGGAACATGATTGGAACCCGATGAAGGATCTCCAG GCAATGGACAGAGCACATCGCCTGGGTCAAAAGAAAGTTGTGAACGTGCACCGTCTCATCATGCGCGGCACCGTGGAAGAGAAAGTGATGAGCCTCCAGCGGTTCAAGGTGTCTGTTGCCAATGCGGTCATCAATGCCGAGAATGCTAGCCTGAAGACCATGAACACTGACCAGCTGCTTGATCTATTCACTTCGACCCCTGCTTCCAGAAAG GCGTCGGTTCTCCCAAGCAGTTCAATTGGTGAGGACAGTAAAGACTCCAGTGGAAAACCTGGCAAGAAGGGCCTGAAGTCCATCCTAAACGGGCTGGACGAGCTGTGGGACCAGTCACAGTACGCGGATGAGTACGACATGAACCAGTTCCTGGTGAAGCTCAACGGGTGA